In the Streptomyces sp. Edi4 genome, one interval contains:
- a CDS encoding UTRA domain-containing protein: MSTNDAIVRDATERYRKERREAGESRGAFETEIRRLGGTPRVETTVSRSAAPAHVASILDISATEETLVRARRMYNGDKLVQLANSYVPLDVAEAAGIENPDPGKGGIISRMAEAGFEQTEVIEEVVQYEATSVESEAFGVEVGTNLMQITHVGYTAAGRAVEVTVHRPCPGWVLRFSAPLT; encoded by the coding sequence TTGAGCACCAACGACGCCATCGTCCGTGACGCGACTGAGCGCTACCGGAAGGAACGCCGCGAAGCTGGCGAGAGCCGCGGAGCGTTCGAGACCGAGATCCGTCGCCTCGGCGGGACGCCTCGCGTAGAGACGACCGTTAGTCGCTCCGCAGCTCCGGCTCACGTGGCCTCCATCCTCGACATCTCCGCTACAGAGGAGACCTTGGTCAGGGCCCGTCGTATGTACAACGGCGACAAGCTCGTGCAGCTTGCCAACTCCTACGTGCCCCTCGACGTCGCCGAGGCTGCCGGAATTGAGAATCCGGACCCGGGCAAGGGCGGGATCATCAGCCGCATGGCCGAGGCCGGGTTCGAACAAACCGAGGTCATCGAGGAGGTAGTGCAGTACGAGGCGACCTCCGTCGAGTCCGAAGCATTCGGCGTCGAGGTCGGAACCAACCTCATGCAGATCACCCACGTCGGCTACACCGCGGCCGGCCGCGCAGTCGAGGTCACCGTCCACCGCCCGTGCCCTGGGTGGGTCCTTCGGTTCAGCGCCCCACTCACCTGA
- a CDS encoding GntR family transcriptional regulator has translation MEESKIPKVQRLAAELRDKIRRGVYPPGSPLPKVRDLQESEGVAFQTARDVYKVLEDEGLIVSRRGEGTFVSPILGKIHRDGTGRYIKAAREEDGARGAFASEIARLGMSPNSETVISRLKPPSRISQILGTHRSAKVLVRARTMRANESVVQVASSYFPGDIAFDTQLEEQDTGQGGSKSRLAEAGYAQVRIREEINVRPPTKDEAEVLQIPASRQVYEITHVGLTAEGRAVEVCVHVLPTTLWSLSYEWPIDQPES, from the coding sequence GTGGAGGAAAGCAAGATCCCGAAGGTGCAGCGACTCGCTGCCGAGCTTCGAGACAAGATCCGACGGGGCGTGTATCCGCCCGGGTCCCCCCTGCCCAAGGTGCGCGACCTCCAGGAGTCTGAGGGCGTCGCCTTCCAGACGGCCCGAGACGTATACAAGGTGCTGGAAGACGAGGGCCTCATCGTTTCTCGGCGGGGGGAGGGAACGTTCGTCTCTCCGATCCTTGGCAAGATCCACCGCGACGGAACCGGCCGATACATCAAGGCCGCACGCGAGGAAGATGGTGCACGCGGGGCCTTCGCCAGCGAGATCGCTCGCCTCGGCATGTCACCGAACTCCGAGACGGTGATCAGCCGTCTCAAGCCCCCTTCCCGGATCTCCCAGATCTTGGGCACCCACCGCTCCGCGAAGGTTCTAGTCCGCGCTCGAACCATGCGTGCGAACGAGAGTGTCGTACAGGTCGCCAGCTCGTACTTCCCTGGCGACATTGCCTTCGACACTCAGCTCGAAGAGCAGGACACGGGTCAGGGCGGTAGCAAATCCCGTCTGGCCGAAGCTGGGTACGCGCAAGTGCGGATCCGCGAAGAGATCAACGTACGACCTCCGACGAAGGACGAAGCGGAGGTTCTCCAAATCCCGGCGTCCCGTCAGGTCTACGAGATCACTCACGTTGGTCTCACTGCTGAGGGACGAGCCGTAGAAGTTTGCGTCCACGTCCTGCCAACCACTCTCTGGTCGCTCAGCTATGAGTGGCCCATCGACCAACCTGAATCCTGA
- a CDS encoding bifunctional DNA primase/polymerase, whose protein sequence is MDDFRTLRAQLLTSASRYADLGMYVHPLLVGGKEPRWRDWESRATRDPELIERTWSRAPFNIGVACGPSQLIAVDLDVPHDASDVPPAGLPDEVVDGSTMFREFIRRTPGASHSPTMTVRTPSGGLHLVYRAPGQGSIRNTARTLGWCIDTRAAGGYIVGIGSVVDGRRYELLTGPSEPASLPDWLLTLITTAPEPPKAGPRPSRADLDARLRAIPAGATREQRWALGILASECRELAGMPANSGRNQRLNLGAYRAGQLVASGLLDQAVAEEQLTAAAETCGLGAEYAHEIEKTLRSGMTAGLGRPRRMDARSAAHQVGGAA, encoded by the coding sequence ATGGACGATTTCCGGACCCTTCGGGCCCAACTCCTTACCTCTGCGTCCCGCTACGCGGACCTCGGCATGTACGTCCACCCCTTGCTCGTGGGCGGCAAGGAGCCTCGGTGGCGCGACTGGGAGTCTCGGGCGACTCGCGATCCGGAGCTGATCGAGCGGACCTGGAGCCGCGCGCCGTTCAACATCGGCGTGGCTTGTGGACCCTCTCAGCTCATCGCCGTTGACCTTGATGTCCCTCACGACGCCAGCGACGTTCCGCCTGCCGGGCTCCCGGACGAGGTCGTCGACGGCTCGACCATGTTCCGCGAGTTCATCCGCCGCACACCGGGCGCCTCGCACAGCCCGACCATGACCGTGCGCACCCCCAGCGGCGGTCTTCACCTTGTCTACCGCGCCCCCGGCCAGGGCTCCATCCGCAACACCGCGCGCACCCTGGGCTGGTGCATCGACACCCGCGCGGCCGGCGGCTACATCGTCGGAATCGGCTCCGTCGTCGACGGCCGACGCTACGAGCTGCTCACCGGCCCCAGCGAACCGGCCTCGCTGCCCGACTGGCTGCTGACCCTGATCACCACAGCTCCCGAGCCACCCAAAGCGGGGCCGCGTCCGAGTCGGGCCGACCTCGATGCCCGTCTGCGGGCCATCCCGGCCGGGGCGACCCGCGAGCAGCGGTGGGCGCTGGGCATCCTCGCGTCGGAGTGCCGGGAGCTCGCGGGCATGCCGGCTAACTCCGGGCGGAACCAGCGGCTGAACCTGGGCGCCTACCGGGCGGGGCAGCTGGTCGCGTCCGGGCTCCTGGACCAGGCCGTCGCCGAGGAACAACTGACGGCGGCCGCAGAGACGTGCGGGCTCGGCGCCGAATACGCGCACGAGATCGAGAAGACGCTGCGGTCGGGCATGACCGCCGGTCTCGGCCGACCCCGCCGGATGGACGCCCGGTCCGCCGCGCATCAGGTCGGCGGTGCCGCGTGA
- a CDS encoding sigma factor, with amino-acid sequence MLDVTAGHSAPEGGAELDRERLTLLFVIYNERLVRTLRGRLGRRWELAEDIAQETWVKVAQKLASCRASDDRAFPWISTIARRATVDYFRLARNTRELPTDFGSEGPVGLAPAFGSPVEADGHERIALDRLTAFIRGEMEVAA; translated from the coding sequence ATGCTTGACGTTACAGCAGGTCACAGCGCCCCTGAAGGGGGTGCTGAGCTGGACCGGGAGCGGCTGACGCTCCTGTTCGTCATCTACAACGAGCGTCTGGTTCGTACGCTGCGCGGTCGTCTGGGTCGCCGGTGGGAGCTGGCCGAGGACATCGCCCAGGAGACCTGGGTGAAGGTCGCGCAGAAGTTGGCGTCCTGCCGGGCGAGCGACGACCGGGCCTTCCCCTGGATCTCGACGATCGCCCGGCGCGCCACGGTCGACTACTTCCGCCTGGCCCGCAACACCCGCGAGCTCCCGACCGACTTCGGATCGGAGGGCCCCGTCGGCTTGGCGCCGGCCTTCGGCTCGCCGGTCGAGGCGGACGGGCACGAGCGGATCGCGCTGGACCGGCTGACCGCGTTCATCCGGGGCGAGATGGAGGTCGCGGCATGA
- a CDS encoding ParA family protein, which translates to MASGTLARRAVRRTAVLNNKGGIGKSTTAVRLAEALAKRGKRVLLVDMDPQGNATRRLGVRYEEGAPSISEAILANKVGAAAGVIRDISWDADYADRIKVCPAWLELEERMYEAGAPGSHLRLAKALQGADDDFDETVLDCPPSLFHLANLALAAAHQALIVTEAEQDSVRGAKRVRQHIADNKFQLHNDELELIGVIVSRMENTTPVDIAQLASIRTLFGDLVWDPIIPRIKLAKVADNNALPLAQVRGRQAGQLRAVFELLADTYEKRSVTV; encoded by the coding sequence ATGGCATCAGGGACTTTGGCACGGCGGGCCGTACGGCGGACGGCTGTGCTCAACAACAAGGGCGGGATCGGGAAGAGCACCACCGCGGTCCGCTTGGCCGAGGCGCTGGCCAAGCGGGGGAAGCGGGTGCTCCTGGTCGACATGGACCCCCAGGGCAACGCCACCCGCAGACTCGGCGTCCGCTACGAGGAGGGCGCGCCCAGCATCAGCGAGGCGATCCTCGCCAACAAGGTGGGCGCCGCGGCCGGCGTGATCCGCGACATTTCCTGGGACGCCGACTACGCCGACCGCATCAAGGTCTGCCCGGCCTGGCTCGAACTCGAAGAGCGAATGTACGAGGCCGGCGCGCCCGGCTCTCATCTCCGTCTCGCCAAAGCCCTCCAGGGCGCCGACGACGATTTCGACGAAACCGTCCTCGACTGCCCGCCGTCGCTGTTCCACCTGGCGAACCTCGCGCTCGCCGCCGCGCACCAGGCCCTCATCGTCACCGAGGCCGAGCAGGACTCCGTACGCGGAGCCAAGCGGGTCCGCCAGCACATCGCCGACAACAAGTTCCAGCTCCACAACGACGAACTGGAACTGATCGGCGTCATCGTCAGCCGGATGGAGAACACCACCCCGGTCGACATCGCCCAACTCGCCTCGATCCGCACCCTGTTCGGCGACCTCGTCTGGGACCCGATCATCCCCCGCATCAAGCTCGCCAAGGTCGCCGACAACAACGCCCTGCCCCTGGCCCAGGTCCGCGGCCGCCAAGCCGGCCAGCTCCGAGCCGTCTTCGAGCTGCTCGCCGACACCTATGAGAAGAGGAGCGTCACCGTATGA
- a CDS encoding phage/plasmid primase, P4 family, with amino-acid sequence MSEEDDVNPRRVRTLRPVPSPTSAPDDDMWAGTEQSTTTDRPSARRARPVRKKVEHRGQLRMAERFLAEHGDALRFVHGLGWHEWDGSRWLFDEQRVDMAYAVRTIKTALLALEDMSGDERDDLYKDIRRSESASGLEGLLKIASALAPMSTASKSLDADPYKFNTPGGTVDLAEGTIEECDRADLITKVAGASLPDEDEGEPAGAQEWEQFLARILPDEEVRAFVQRLFGYAMLGKVSEHVMPIFTGTGANGKGTLRDALMAAFGDYAIEVDPAMLMESKHERHGAFKMRLRGARLTFCSETEKGKRFAEATMKRLVGGDPIEANLMHKNPITFDPSHTLIMLTNHLPIVSGDDPAVWRRILVVPFDVVIPEAERDGGLPERLKKAAPAVLEWAYAGWQDYAEKGLAPPEIVRIKTEEYKAKSDVLGRFLDERTISSQYGVVLARELFSAWTSWCHASGEQPGSEVQFATSMAERNFPSKRSAAGKVYTGLMVAGDDSSDDS; translated from the coding sequence ATGAGCGAGGAAGACGACGTCAATCCGCGCCGTGTGCGCACCCTCCGGCCGGTCCCGTCGCCGACGTCGGCGCCTGATGACGACATGTGGGCTGGCACCGAGCAGTCGACCACGACCGACCGGCCGTCGGCTCGGCGTGCACGGCCAGTGCGCAAGAAGGTCGAGCACCGCGGGCAACTGCGAATGGCCGAGCGGTTCCTGGCGGAGCACGGCGACGCCTTGCGGTTCGTGCACGGCCTCGGCTGGCACGAGTGGGACGGCTCGCGCTGGCTCTTCGACGAGCAGCGCGTCGACATGGCGTACGCGGTGCGAACCATCAAGACCGCCCTGCTCGCCCTGGAGGACATGAGCGGCGACGAGCGCGACGACCTGTACAAGGACATCCGGCGCTCCGAGTCGGCGTCCGGCCTGGAGGGGCTGCTGAAGATTGCTTCGGCGCTCGCCCCGATGTCGACGGCGTCGAAGTCGCTGGACGCCGACCCCTACAAGTTCAACACCCCGGGCGGCACAGTCGACTTGGCGGAGGGGACGATCGAGGAGTGCGACCGCGCAGACCTGATCACCAAGGTGGCCGGGGCGAGCCTGCCCGACGAGGACGAGGGCGAGCCCGCCGGCGCCCAGGAGTGGGAGCAGTTCCTCGCCCGCATCCTGCCCGACGAAGAGGTTCGGGCCTTCGTGCAGCGGCTGTTCGGCTACGCGATGCTCGGCAAGGTGAGCGAGCACGTGATGCCGATCTTCACCGGTACCGGCGCCAACGGTAAGGGCACCTTGCGCGACGCGCTCATGGCAGCGTTCGGGGACTACGCCATCGAGGTCGATCCCGCGATGCTCATGGAGTCCAAGCACGAGCGGCACGGCGCGTTCAAGATGCGCCTGCGAGGTGCGCGGCTGACGTTCTGCTCCGAGACGGAGAAGGGCAAGCGGTTCGCGGAAGCGACCATGAAGCGGCTGGTCGGTGGCGATCCGATCGAAGCGAACCTGATGCACAAGAACCCCATCACGTTCGACCCGTCGCACACCCTGATCATGCTGACCAACCACCTGCCGATCGTCTCCGGTGACGACCCAGCCGTGTGGCGACGCATCCTGGTCGTGCCCTTCGACGTGGTGATCCCCGAGGCCGAGCGCGACGGTGGCCTCCCAGAGCGGCTCAAGAAGGCTGCCCCGGCGGTCCTGGAGTGGGCGTACGCGGGCTGGCAGGACTACGCAGAGAAGGGCCTGGCCCCTCCGGAGATCGTCAGGATCAAGACCGAGGAGTACAAGGCGAAGAGCGACGTTCTAGGGCGCTTCCTCGACGAACGAACGATCTCCTCGCAGTACGGCGTTGTACTCGCACGGGAGCTCTTCTCCGCATGGACAAGCTGGTGCCACGCGAGCGGCGAGCAGCCTGGCAGCGAGGTGCAGTTCGCAACGTCGATGGCTGAACGGAATTTCCCCTCAAAACGGTCAGCAGCGGGGAAGGTTTACACGGGTCTGATGGTCGCCGGAGACGACTCCTCAGACGACTCCTGA